The following are encoded together in the Strongyloides ratti genome assembly S_ratti_ED321, chromosome : 2 genome:
- a CDS encoding Homeodomain engrailed and Homeobox domain and Homeodomain-like and Homeodomain, metazoa-containing protein has product MNPLKSLNIDSSFNNTTSFSPNSSIYGDIPSTSSSMNSLQSPNSLNSSLLNNSQLKFSIDNILQPQFGKNMLDFTLNPLNLFAAAMAANTFLTQNQQITLDDKLVTAALPIFSVSPNHNSLSAAFSAAAASINLASSTVDGGNFSRINNMTPTSQSESPIHNSPTTSNSGNSTLPAWVYCTRYSDRPSAGPRTRKMKRKDSITGEDEKRPRTAFTAEQLERLKQQFLDNRYLTEKRRQELAHELGLNESQIKIWFQNKRAKLKKVSGNPPSRSSSMNIPILPQGLYMSSS; this is encoded by the exons ATGAATCCgttaaaatcattaaatattgactcatcatttaataatactacCTCCTTCTCACCAAATTCTTCTATTTATGGTGATATTCCATCTACTTCATCATCAATGAATTCATTACAATCACCAAATTCTTTAAATTCATCTCTATTAAATAATAGTCAATTGAAATTTtctattgataatatattacaaCCTCAATTCGGaaag aatatgcTTGATTTTACATTAAATCCTCTCAACTTATTTGCAGCAGCAATGGCAgctaatacatttttaacaCAAAATCAACAAATAACATTAGATGATAAATTAGTAACAGCAGCATTGCCAATATTTTCAGTATCTCCAAATCATAACTCTCTTTCTGCAGCATTCTCAGCAGCAGCTGCATCAATTAACCTAGCATCATCAACAGTTGATGGGGGAAATTTTTCaagaattaataatatgACACCTACATCACAAAGTGAATCACCAATTCATAATTCACCAACAACATCAAACTCCGGGAACTCAACACTTCCTGCATGGGTTTATTGTACCAGATACTCTGATAGACCATCAGCTGGACCACGTACACGAAAAATGAAGCGTAAAGATAGTATTACCGGTGAAGATGAAAAAAGACCTAGGACTGCTTTTACAGCAGAACAATTGGAACGCCTTAAACAACAATTTCTTGATAATAGATATTTAACAGAAAAAAGACGCCAAGAATTGGCTCATGAATTGGGATTAAATGAAtcacaaataaaaatttggtTTCAG aacaAAAGAGCTAAATTAAAGAAAGTTTCTGGTAATCCACCATCAAGATCAAGTTCAATGAATATACCAATATTGCCACAAGGATTATATATGTCTTCatcttaa